Proteins found in one Fulvitalea axinellae genomic segment:
- a CDS encoding methylglyoxal synthase: protein MKTKILPKRKNIAIVAHDNKKQEMVSWAERNRDVLRTHRIFATGTTGKLIEEALDAPVHKFMSGPLGGDQQIGARIADGEINAMFFFWDPLEAQPHEPDVKALLRIAVLYNIPLASNTSSADFILKSPLFDEEYDMAVMDFEDYLNRSLPK, encoded by the coding sequence ATGAAAACGAAGATTTTGCCGAAGAGGAAAAACATCGCCATTGTTGCTCACGACAACAAGAAGCAGGAAATGGTTTCGTGGGCCGAGCGTAACCGCGACGTGTTGCGCACGCACAGAATCTTCGCCACAGGTACTACGGGTAAATTGATCGAGGAAGCGCTTGACGCCCCGGTCCACAAGTTTATGAGCGGTCCCCTTGGCGGTGACCAGCAGATAGGAGCGCGTATCGCCGACGGCGAGATCAACGCGATGTTCTTCTTCTGGGATCCTTTGGAAGCCCAGCCTCATGAGCCGGACGTAAAGGCGTTGTTGCGTATCGCTGTGTTGTACAACATTCCGTTGGCGTCCAACACCAGTTCCGCCGATTTTATCCTGAAGTCACCTTTGTTCGACGAAGAGTACGACATGGCGGTGATGGATTTCGAAGATTACCTGAACAGGAGTCTTCCAAAATGA
- a CDS encoding patatin-like phospholipase family protein, which produces MYKNNLILLVLAFLPLLSFSQKKRQTVGVVLSGGGMKGVAHAGVLKALEERNIPIDYITGTSMGAVVGGMYASGMSPLEIVQYLKDDKFQEWLSGVYDRKYDFLYAAEDDTPSWASFSVALDSTFRSTLGSGLAKDVALNYVLTEKTARASSAANYDFDSLMVPFAATASEIFTQKPVVLRKGSLSKAIRASITVPVVFRPIRVNGQYYFDGGVYNNFPVDLCRKLYKPDVVIGVNVSSKTFKGYPYGEDEQLLGDVLMFAFLDRSDPDAVGADGIYIAPDLGDYTAMDVAAIPAILDSGYVAAQKKMPEILEKITARRTCEETGKIRNEFLKKSEPLVFSGVRYKGFTKNEQRFVHSFFKKRKRATLYLSDIKEGFNSLVSIPYFANTYPDIKWDPDSEAYKLVLEDNSKRDLSLQAGGAVNLRASSIFYLGLKLTHFDGVLSRHTADVYTGRIYNSVHYHSRFYMPSSLSFYVQPFFTLNKWDYSNALSLIGGSNGDSPLLVRQDEFIGLELGAPLGLKYKAGFKGGYLRNRDQYSYLRRFVDEGQKMDLHVIEGKRFGVFVKRNTYDRKAFPKEGTKMRFGLDYYGTFNRYYPGLEEDAARQAKNVTDWFRLQFRLEQFIPMSKTYTLGYLAQADFSTDHTFPDYNGTLINTPGFYPTEDSKLLFLNDFHSPNFVAGGLRNALSFGNNFQWRVDGYVFAPLESVKFNKNFKPKIEGDIFRHIRLSAGTTFLYQTPIGPISATYNYYDDPGNEHNFFLSFGYFMFRRSALD; this is translated from the coding sequence ATGTACAAGAACAACCTGATCCTGTTGGTGTTGGCGTTTTTGCCGTTGCTGTCTTTTTCCCAAAAAAAGAGACAGACCGTTGGCGTTGTACTTAGCGGCGGAGGCATGAAAGGTGTGGCGCATGCCGGTGTTCTGAAAGCTTTGGAGGAACGGAATATCCCGATCGATTATATCACGGGAACCTCGATGGGCGCTGTGGTGGGCGGAATGTACGCTTCGGGAATGTCGCCGTTGGAGATTGTCCAATACCTGAAAGATGATAAGTTTCAGGAGTGGCTGAGTGGCGTCTATGACCGGAAATATGATTTTTTGTACGCCGCCGAAGATGATACTCCTTCTTGGGCCTCTTTTAGCGTAGCGTTGGATTCCACATTCAGAAGTACGCTTGGGAGCGGATTAGCGAAAGATGTTGCGCTGAATTACGTGCTGACGGAGAAAACAGCCAGAGCCTCGTCCGCAGCGAATTATGATTTTGATAGCCTGATGGTGCCGTTCGCCGCAACGGCTTCTGAGATATTTACCCAAAAGCCGGTTGTTCTTCGCAAAGGCTCTCTTTCCAAGGCCATCCGGGCTTCCATTACGGTTCCGGTTGTTTTTCGGCCTATCCGGGTAAACGGACAGTATTATTTTGACGGCGGTGTTTATAACAACTTCCCCGTTGATCTTTGCCGAAAGCTCTACAAGCCCGATGTGGTTATAGGGGTCAACGTATCCTCGAAAACATTCAAAGGCTATCCTTACGGAGAGGACGAGCAATTGTTGGGCGATGTGCTGATGTTCGCCTTCCTTGACCGTTCCGATCCTGATGCCGTCGGGGCCGACGGGATTTATATAGCTCCGGATCTGGGAGATTATACGGCTATGGACGTGGCGGCTATTCCGGCCATTCTTGATAGCGGGTATGTCGCCGCGCAAAAGAAAATGCCCGAGATCCTGGAAAAGATCACGGCACGGAGAACATGCGAAGAGACTGGAAAAATTAGGAATGAGTTTCTTAAAAAATCGGAACCTCTGGTTTTTTCCGGTGTGCGCTACAAAGGTTTCACAAAAAATGAACAGCGTTTCGTTCACAGTTTTTTTAAGAAAAGAAAAAGGGCTACACTTTACCTTAGCGATATAAAAGAGGGTTTTAACTCTTTGGTCTCAATTCCGTATTTCGCTAACACTTACCCGGATATAAAGTGGGATCCTGACTCGGAGGCTTACAAATTGGTTCTTGAGGATAACAGTAAGCGTGACCTTAGCTTGCAAGCCGGCGGAGCGGTTAACTTACGGGCGTCCAGTATTTTCTATTTGGGGCTGAAGCTGACGCACTTTGACGGAGTGCTGAGTCGTCATACAGCGGATGTGTACACTGGCCGGATTTACAATTCCGTTCATTATCATTCCCGGTTTTATATGCCTTCGTCGTTGAGTTTCTACGTTCAGCCGTTCTTTACGCTCAATAAGTGGGATTATTCCAACGCATTGTCATTGATAGGCGGATCGAACGGGGATTCTCCTTTGCTGGTTCGGCAAGACGAATTTATCGGGCTTGAACTTGGGGCTCCTTTGGGATTGAAATACAAGGCGGGATTCAAAGGGGGGTATTTACGAAATAGAGACCAATACTCTTACCTGAGGAGGTTTGTAGATGAAGGCCAGAAAATGGACCTTCACGTAATCGAAGGAAAAAGGTTTGGAGTATTTGTGAAACGAAATACTTATGATAGAAAAGCTTTCCCGAAAGAAGGGACAAAAATGCGTTTCGGGCTCGATTATTACGGGACATTTAATCGATACTATCCTGGCCTGGAAGAAGATGCGGCCAGGCAAGCGAAAAATGTGACGGACTGGTTCCGTCTACAATTCCGTTTGGAACAGTTTATCCCGATGTCAAAAACCTACACTTTAGGTTATCTCGCTCAAGCCGATTTTTCCACCGACCATACTTTTCCGGATTATAACGGTACATTGATAAATACGCCGGGATTTTATCCGACAGAGGATAGTAAATTGCTGTTTTTGAATGATTTTCACTCGCCGAATTTTGTTGCAGGAGGATTAAGAAATGCATTGAGCTTTGGAAATAACTTCCAGTGGCGGGTTGACGGGTACGTATTCGCTCCGCTGGAATCCGTTAAGTTCAACAAGAATTTCAAGCCCAAGATCGAAGGGGATATTTTTAGACATATCAGGCTTTCGGCCGGTACGACTTTCTTGTATCAAACGCCTATTGGCCCTATCAGCGCTACGTATAATTACTACGACGACCCGGGCAACGAACACAATTTCTTTCTCTCTTTCGGGTACTTTATGTTCCGAAGAAGCGCCTTGGACTAG
- a CDS encoding peptidoglycan DD-metalloendopeptidase family protein has protein sequence MKKLFYSVVALVAGASAIYFLFDGISQEPEASVPMEVADTVAVVAEQEKLYGIIVDSLNIEEGTVKEGENLSSILNGFGVSQKTVHEIATGFKDVFDVRKIKVGNGFTALSQDSVLSRFVYEIDPVEYVVFDLSSDSLNVYREKKEVEFRERTLSGVITSSMYNAITDQGVSPLLANKLADVYAWQVDFFHIQKGDRFRLIYEEKLVDDEVIGFGKIKASEFNHFGKEYFAYLFENGDTMEYFDEEGNSLRKAFLKAPLKFSRISSRFSRRRFHPVQKRYKAHLGTDYAAPRGTPIMSVGDGVVVEARYSRYNGNYVKVRHNSVYTTQYLHMSKIKSGIRSGKTVKQGQVIGFVGSTGLATGNHLCYRFWKNGRQVDALRVELPASKPLPDSLRLAFGAVKDQFRPRLAEIEYPEEERKLLAEIPSATVSQESTLEQ, from the coding sequence ATGAAGAAATTATTTTACAGCGTGGTCGCTTTGGTGGCTGGCGCTTCGGCTATTTATTTTCTCTTTGACGGAATAAGTCAGGAGCCCGAAGCTTCGGTGCCAATGGAGGTTGCGGACACGGTTGCCGTGGTGGCGGAACAGGAGAAACTCTACGGAATCATTGTGGATTCCCTCAATATCGAGGAAGGAACGGTTAAAGAAGGTGAGAATCTTTCCTCGATATTGAATGGTTTCGGTGTTAGCCAAAAGACGGTCCACGAAATCGCCACAGGCTTCAAAGACGTTTTCGACGTTAGGAAAATCAAAGTAGGCAATGGCTTTACGGCTTTGTCGCAGGATTCGGTGTTGTCCCGTTTCGTTTATGAGATTGATCCGGTGGAATATGTGGTTTTTGACCTTAGTTCCGATAGTCTGAACGTTTACCGTGAGAAAAAGGAAGTGGAATTCCGCGAGCGGACTTTGTCCGGCGTGATTACCTCCTCTATGTACAATGCGATTACGGACCAAGGTGTCAGTCCGCTTTTGGCCAACAAGCTGGCGGATGTTTACGCTTGGCAAGTCGACTTTTTCCACATTCAGAAAGGCGACCGCTTCCGTTTGATTTACGAAGAAAAACTGGTGGACGACGAAGTGATCGGTTTTGGTAAGATCAAGGCGTCGGAGTTTAACCATTTCGGAAAAGAATACTTCGCCTATTTATTTGAGAATGGCGATACGATGGAATATTTCGACGAGGAAGGGAATAGTTTGAGAAAAGCGTTTTTGAAAGCCCCGTTGAAGTTTTCGAGAATAAGTTCCCGCTTCTCTCGCAGGCGTTTCCACCCAGTTCAAAAACGTTATAAAGCGCATTTGGGTACCGACTACGCCGCGCCGAGAGGTACTCCTATTATGTCTGTCGGTGATGGGGTGGTGGTGGAAGCCAGATATTCCCGCTACAACGGAAACTATGTGAAAGTGCGCCACAACAGCGTTTACACTACGCAGTACCTCCATATGTCGAAGATCAAGTCCGGCATTCGTTCGGGCAAGACGGTGAAGCAAGGTCAGGTGATTGGTTTTGTGGGAAGCACGGGATTGGCCACCGGCAATCACTTGTGTTACCGTTTTTGGAAAAACGGAAGGCAAGTGGACGCTTTGCGTGTAGAACTTCCGGCCAGCAAGCCGTTGCCGGATAGTTTGCGTTTGGCTTTTGGTGCCGTTAAGGATCAATTTCGCCCAAGACTTGCGGAAATAGAATATCCAGAGGAAGAAAGAAAACTTTTGGCCGAGATACCATCGGCTACCGTAAGTCAGGAATCAACGTTGGAGCAATAG
- the prmA gene encoding 50S ribosomal protein L11 methyltransferase: MDFIEVKVSCDENYSEIFQAELSYAGFTSFIDTDGGFCAYAEVEAFDKAAVEEIFGRYTELTEAGYSISEVERKNWNEEWEKNYSPIEVDQRCVVRASFHDPRPEFEYEIVINPKMSFGTGHHETTHLMLAQELDMDLAGKDVLDAGCGTGILAIMAKLRGAASVEAYDIDEWCEENSRENFGLNNCEDIMVRTGTVKTLEFDRDFDVILANINRNVLVEEIPDYSSMLKAGGKLLLSGFYERDIPVIEEVTKANGLSLEKVTKRNDWVSARFGKL; the protein is encoded by the coding sequence GTGGATTTTATCGAAGTCAAAGTCTCTTGCGACGAGAATTATAGCGAAATATTTCAGGCGGAACTCTCGTACGCCGGATTTACGTCTTTTATCGACACCGACGGGGGCTTTTGCGCATATGCCGAAGTGGAGGCTTTTGATAAGGCGGCCGTGGAGGAAATTTTCGGACGTTATACCGAGTTGACCGAGGCCGGTTATTCCATCTCGGAAGTGGAACGTAAAAACTGGAACGAGGAGTGGGAGAAAAACTACTCGCCGATTGAAGTGGACCAGCGTTGTGTGGTTCGCGCCAGCTTCCATGATCCACGTCCGGAGTTTGAGTACGAGATTGTGATCAACCCGAAGATGTCTTTCGGAACAGGTCACCATGAGACTACTCACTTGATGTTGGCTCAGGAACTGGATATGGATTTGGCCGGAAAAGACGTGTTGGACGCCGGTTGCGGAACGGGAATTTTGGCGATTATGGCCAAGCTTCGTGGCGCCGCAAGCGTGGAGGCTTATGACATTGACGAATGGTGTGAGGAAAATAGCCGTGAGAACTTCGGCCTGAACAATTGCGAGGATATCATGGTGCGTACGGGTACGGTGAAGACTTTGGAATTCGACCGTGATTTCGATGTGATTTTGGCGAATATCAACAGGAACGTATTGGTGGAGGAAATTCCCGATTACTCATCGATGCTCAAGGCTGGCGGAAAGCTTTTGCTGAGCGGGTTTTACGAGCGGGATATTCCGGTAATTGAGGAAGTGACCAAAGCCAACGGATTGTCTTTGGAGAAAGTGACGAAAAGGAATGATTGGGTTTCCGCCCGGTTTGGAAAATTATAA
- a CDS encoding FeoB-associated Cys-rich membrane protein: MDLDIQQFLVALIVIGAIGTIIKKFWPKKDKACGKGCDQCDTAIDPEK; the protein is encoded by the coding sequence ATGGATTTAGATATTCAGCAATTTTTAGTAGCCTTGATCGTGATTGGCGCAATCGGTACAATCATCAAAAAGTTTTGGCCGAAAAAAGACAAGGCCTGCGGAAAAGGCTGTGACCAATGCGATACGGCTATCGATCCTGAAAAATAA
- the ccoS gene encoding cbb3-type cytochrome oxidase assembly protein CcoS, with protein sequence MTVVPVLIVICVVVAAGFLLAFLWAVRSGQYEDTYSPSVRILFDDKKGKSKGKKD encoded by the coding sequence ATGACAGTAGTACCCGTTTTGATCGTGATATGCGTAGTAGTGGCAGCCGGCTTTCTGCTCGCATTCCTATGGGCTGTCCGCTCCGGACAGTACGAGGACACTTATTCGCCGTCGGTAAGAATTCTTTTCGATGACAAAAAGGGCAAATCCAAAGGCAAGAAAGACTAG